The sequence ACTTGTACATAGTTCTTCATTTGCTGCGTCGGACCCCTTTGCTATATTGGGTACTGTTATTGCCAAGATTATTCCTAGCAACCCTACTACCAGTAAAACCTCTAACAATGTAAAACCTTTATCATTTTTCATTTTTATCCCCCCCCTTTTATAATAAAAAAAGACCTTAGCTTCCCTAAGGTCGGTTAAAATAAGTTAAGCATCGGAACTGTGTTATAAATATTCTACACATTGCGACATTTTCCTTCTTGCTTAAACATTTTTTTATTTTTATTTTTAGGAGAAATAATATGGCACCTAAAAGCCACGTATTCTCATCCCATCAGCTATACGCTCTATGGCTACCATAAAAGCCGCAGAGCTCATGTCAACTTCCTTTTCATAATGCATATTGTAAACCCTTTCAAAGGAATGAACCATTATCTCTTCCAATTTCCTATTTACCTCGTCCTCACTCCAGTAATAATTCATAAGATTTTGCACCCATTCAAAGTAAGAAACCGTAACTCCACCTGCACTGGCTAAAATATCTGGTATTACTAAAACTCCCCGTTCATATAAAATTGAGTTCCCAATAACTGTTGTAGGACCATTTGCAGCTTCTGCAACTATTTTAGCTTTAATGTTGAATGCATTATCTTCTCTAATCTGATTCTCTAAAGCTGCAGGAACTAAAACATCACATTCTAACTCTAATAATTCTTCATTAGAAATAACCTTACCTTCACCGTGAATAACTGAACCCTTTTCATTTTTCACACTCTCTAGGACTGTGGGATCTATACCATTTGGGTTTAATATTCCACCTTTGCTATCACTAACACCTATAATTTTCGCCCCAGCATCATGTAGTAAAACAGCTAAATTATATCCCGCATTTCCGAATCCTTGAATAACAACTTCTGAACCCTGCAAATTTAACTTTAGTTTCTTTAATGCTTCCCTAACTGTAATAAAGCAGCCCATGGCAGTTGCCTTATCTCTCCCCTTTGAACCTCCTAAAATCAAAGGTTTCCCCGTAACTATACCAAAATCAGTATAACCACTTACCTTACTGTATTCATCCACCATCCATGCCATAACTTGAGGGTTTGTATACACGTCCGGTGCTGGTATGTCTACTTTACTACCTATAACAGGTGCAATTGCTCTAATATACCCCCTGGATAATTGCTCAATTTCCCTTTTACTCAGCTCCTTAGGGTTACAAATAACCCCACCTTTTCCTCCGCTAAAGGGTAAACCTACTAAAGAACATTTCATTGACATCCACATGGAAAGTGCCTTGATTTCATCCAAAGTAACATCTGGATGAAATCTAACTCCCCCCTTAGCGGGTCCAAGTGTATCGAGATGTTGAGATCTAAACCCCTTAAAAACTCTAATTTCTCCACTGTCCATCCTTACAGGTATAACAACTTCTATAACCCTTTGGGGCCATTTCAACCGTTCATAATATTCAGCCTCTAATTCTAATTTCTCACATGCCTTTTGAATCTGCCCTTGGGCAGCTTCAAGAACGTTTGTGTTTTCCACTTCCCTCACTCCTTGTCTTGTTAACTCATACTATTACTTTACTATTTATTATGTGAATAAGTGCATTAAATCACTAAAGATTAAACTATTATTATACGTGTTTCCTGAAAACCCTTTTTTATGGTAAAATTTATTATATGCAAATGTAGGATAAGGAGAATGTAAAATGTCAACAGTGGCTTACATCCAAGCTGATATGGTAATGAACCCACTTTTGTTAAAGGAGATTAACAAAAAACCAATTATTGAACATACCATTGAACGCTTGCTACAAATAACAGATATAAATAGTATAGCAATGTGCTTACATAAGAATTCATCAAATTTAGCCCTAGGATACTTACAAAATAAGTACCCAACCTTAACTCTAAACTTTTCTAAAGAACAAAATGCAGGGAAAAGAATGATAGAAATGTTTAAGTCAACTAGGCCCAGTTCAATAGTAAGGGTTACAGGTGACCAAATATTTCTGGATATTGCAGAAACTCAGAGTATGATTGATGACTTCAAAGTTAATCAATGTGATATCTCCTACCACGATCTAAATGATGGACTTCTTCCTGAAATATTAAGTTACCACGGTTTAGAGAAATGTCAAATACCTATAGGAAAGTACCACAGATTTCTTAAATACATAAATAACAACCCCCATATTCTCAGCATTAAAAAGAGAGAGCATGGCTCTCAAACACCCTTCTTTAGATTCTTTATAAGAAATGACCGTGAGTTTCATGTGGCTAGTCAAATTTTGCAATATAATCTAGATTATAACAGATTTAATGTATATGGGGAATTACTATTCGGTGACACGGGCCTATATGATGATGGGTGGTTTGAAACTTTTGAAAGTAAGCAATCAACGAAAACTAGTGGAGAACTTGTACCATGGATGACTTATCCTGCTATTGATTTTCTTACACCAAGGGTAAAGAAAGAATTCTCAGTATTTGAGTACGGCTGTGGAGCTGGTACCATATGGTGGTCTAAAAGGGTTGGGAAGGTCACTGCCTGTGAACATACCTCCCACTGGGCTACACATGTTAGGGGGGTAGCTCCAGAAAATGTAACTATAATACATGTGGATTTGTCTAAAGGTGATAACTATGCAAGGCAAGTGGAGATATCTAATGAAAACTATCATGTAATTGTTATAGATAGTAGGGATAGGATCAACTGTGCTAAAAGCGCAGTTAAGTCCCTAACCGACGATGGAATAATTATTTGGGATGACAGCCAACGTGAAAGGGATGACGAAGGTAAGGAGTTTATTTTATCCCAAGGTTTTAGAAAGCTTGAATTTAAGGGTATGGGTCCCATTGTTAAAGATAAAAATGAAACAACTATTTTTTATAGGGATGGAAATTGTTTGGGAATATAAAATATGCCGAAGGCTAGTAATTTGCCTTCGACACAGGTGGCTAGCGCCAGTATGTATTGAACTTGAACTTTCTTTTTGTAAGTTTAGGGACTACACAGCTCACCTGCCCCAAAAATCAAAGACGGTAAATTGAGTGGCCCTCTAAGCTGAAGACCATTATCGGTCTTCAGCTTTTATTACCTCTATGGCTTTTTTCATTGCTAGGTCTGTATTGTTTATGTAGTCTTCTAAAGTGTACTTTATCGGATAGTGGGGATAAAGGGCATCTTCATCTGCTCCTAAACCCTTGCCCTTGGGCCTGACCCACTGGGTGTGGGATATAAAGTACCTAATTTTAGAGTTGGTCAGTTGGAATCTCAGTATGTCTCCGTAACTATTTGGGGCATTGCCTGTGGGCTCACCTATTATGGTTCCCAGTTCATTGTCCTTAATGATCACTGCAAACCAGTTTGCAGAGGAAAATGTTCCATTGTCTATAAGGGCATATATTTTTCCATCAAATATAAGTTCTTCTTCAGCTCTAATATTATTAACTAAGTTAGGTTCTGCTTTGCTGTTTCTAGATCCAGTACCCCTTTGTTCTTTAGACGCAGTTGAAGTTCTCCCTTTACCTCCAAAGGAAAGATATTCATCTATATCAATATATCTAATAAACTCATTTATTACCCTAGAGTCTCCCCCTGGGTTTCCCCTGATATCTATAACTATATTGTTGATACCATTGTCTTTTACATCTTTGAACATCGTTTCCATAAATGCTATATACTGATCATCATATACACATCGTGTCAGTAAGAAGTAGCATAAATCGTTTTCAGCATCTAAAAAATAAGAGTATCCTCTACTTACATATCGAACTGGATAAAATCTTTGATTATCAACTGGCCTTGTATAAGTATCGTTAAAGTTCAAAGATGTTTTTATTACTTCTCCATATCGTTTCAGTTCAACTTCTATATTTTTAACATCATCAATTGTTGCACCTAATTGGGTTAATGTAGACTCCCATAATGCAAAATCTTTCACTCTATCATTTATCCAATAAATGTTCTCTGCAGGAACCCTTCTTTTAGCTACTTCGTAAATTTCTTGCATAGTTATGCCACCAAGTGAAATAAGTTTATCTCCTGCCATCACATCTTTTCCATCTAGCACATAAAACTCGTTATCTACATATGCAATTTCCATGGGAAGTTTTAGATCCCCTTGAAATACATTTGCAACTGATGTATGGCCATCTTCCAGTTTAATTATGATTTCCGAAACAACTATGGTGAATTCTCCTACTGTCATTGGATGTTCTATTAGTACCTCTGCCTGCTGAAATGCTTTTTCAACTTCGTTAGGCAACCCATTGATGGTCTTAGGGTGAACATCTACCATATCCTTTTTTAACTGTGCCAAATCTTCTTTCATTTGTTCACTGGAAATTATAGTATCGAAACTAAGGGTCTCTTCAAAAACTGGACGTGTCCCCTCGGTACCTCCTTTATAGGAATTGCTGTATATAAAAGCAATGACAACACCTACTAATAAAATCACAGATATTATTGAAACAATTTTTACTTTCCTATTTGCAAACATTAAACCCCTCCCTATTTTTACAACAAAATTATTGGCTAACTTTGAATAACTTATACATTAACCTTATCACAAGTCTACTATGTACCACAAGGTACTATGTTTCAATATTTTATTAATTTTATGTAACATTTGTTTTTGAACAAAAAAAGACCCTAAATATGTCTTTACTGACCTTAGGGTCTTAATTGTCTCTACTTTATTTTACTGCTTTTTTGTCTTTTATATTTTTTAAAATAATAATTACTCATCCTTTTTTAATTACTACACTACAAAAATTGAAGCCATCTGAGGATAAGATAGTACGAAATGGTAGCCCAAAATCCATATAATCATTCCAATTAGTATGTTCATTGACGAGCTGGGCCTTAATTTTCCTAGCTTTAGTACCAATACCGAAACAGCTAGCATAATTATACCAGCTCCCATTTCAAATCCTTCCCAAACATCTATCACACTGTAAGTTGAATCTTGTTGTGGTATGAAATTCCACAAGATAAGTATGACTAACATAAACAGCGTATAGGGCCTTTCCTGTAGTAAGAACAATATGCCTATCTTATTTAATACAGCTAAAATCACAAGAATAACTAGTATCACAACACTGCTGCTTATTACTCCAATTATACTCCCCAACATACTCATGATTACTAGATATAGAAATTGACTATAGGGTTTTTCACTGGTATAAGGATTCACTCCAAGATTTATCCATAATGAACTTGGTGGTTTCTCAATATTGTTTCTATAGTCTATGACAAAGTTAGACCTATGCAACCTTGTAAACCAAAAAGCATGTAAATATCCTTCATTGTCAGGAATTATTTGAGGATATTTTGTATAACTCCTATTCCATGTAATTCTCTGTTGATTTATTTTTATGTTCCCCTCACTATCAATCTTTGTAAAGTACCCTTCCATGCTTTCATTCCTACTATCTTCCCAAGCAACATAAATATTATCATCAAAATCGATGTTTATTGTTGGAAAATGGGCTATACCCCATTCATTTGTTAAAATTGATTCACTTACTATGGATCCATTATAACTAATTTTTATGTATTTTACATCCATTACTAAATTTCCTGTTAGGCCAGGACCACTTGTATGATGTGTAAACACTATATGATAGTTTCCCATTGAGTCAATCACAACCTGTGGACCTATATCTCCATAGGCATAAGTTGTCACTGAGGTCCCTAGTATATGTGGAACAGATGCAATATTTTTGCTTCCCACATTACCTTCATCGTCCACTTCCACTAAAATCAAGCTCTCATGATCCTTGAAAAACACTCTAGTAACAGAATCATTTCCCCTGTGGAATTGAAATTGTGGTATTACTATACTTCTGTTGGCACTACTATTGAAGTTATATATTTCGGTAGATTGAACCAATTTCCCCTCTAAACTTCTCCGTTCAAAAAATAAATAAGGTGCTCGATTGGATATGCCTCCGTATACTATGTTCAATTCATCGTTGATAATGTTTACTCCTATGTTTGGAATAGACTGAAATCTAAGTGCTCCTTCGGGTTCCTCTATTTTCTCTTTAGATATAATACTACCTTCTAGACTAAACACATATAGAAACAACCTATACACATTATCTTCCAATTCACTTGTTATTAAATAGACTTTATCATCAAAAATTACATAGTCAGTACTAGATTCCCTACTAGATGTAATAGTAGAGATAGTATTTTCCATTTGACCTATAACACCCCAGCCAATTTTATATTCAAATAATGATTCTTCATTTTCCTCCCACCACCCATAGAAATACTTGTCCTTATACTCCTTCAATCTTAATGGTTTATTGCTATTTACATAATCAATTTCTTGATAGTGAGAAGGTAATGACCAATCAAACCGCCCAAGATATTCCCACTGATATTCATTGGAACCATAGGCATCAACAGCATAAATAGCATTTCCAATGGTGTTATGGAACAAGATGAAAAAAAATAAGAAAATCAGCACTATTTTCTTAAGCATTTTCCTTCACCTCCATGGCTCCACGTAAGGCTTCCCCAATAATATTTATGCTTATAATTAAGGCAAAAAGAAATCCCCCTGAAAATAGAACAGCCCACGGCGCCCTTCTAAAAGCATAGCCTTGATAAGATCTAAACAAGTTACCTAAATACTGTGCCCACCCACTGCCTCCAAAACCTAAAAATGCAAGCATAGCGTCATACATTATTACCTGGCTCAGAAAATTAGTTGTCTGAAGTATAATACTTGAAAGTGAGTTCGGTAACAAATGCCCAAATATAATCTCAAACTCACTGCATCCAGTGGCTTTCGCCTGTTGAACAAATTCCCTTTCCCTTAAAGAAAAAAATTCACCCCTTATTATTTTCGCAAGGGTACAGCCCCCATAAATAGCAAACATCCATATTCTGATATCTTTACTAGGGAAAACCATAAGTACAAGCATAAACAGCATGATAGGGGCAAATGCTAGTATACTCTCCACAATAATCATTAATACCCTATCAATAACCCCTTTAAAGTGCCCCGCCATAGCACCCAAAGCAATACCTATGATTATACTATAAAGGGCTGCCGTTATGGGGGTTTCAATAACACTTCTTGCAAGGAATGCTAAATTAGTCAATATGTCCTGCCCAGCTGGGGAAACACCTAGTGGATGGGTTCTAGATGGTGTGGAATCAAAATCCGAAGATCTAACAACATAGTCGCGATATATTCTTTCAAATGGTTCATATTTTAAAAAAACTCCTGGTTTTATTGCCATACTTAAAAAAATAAACAGGATGATAAATGCAATCCACACTGCTTTGTAACTGAAAAATTTTTTAATAAACAACTTACTTTTTCTCGTTATAGTACCCCTATCCACTCCAATATTGGCCCTTACAGTTTTGAATAAGTTTATTTTTTCTTTAACAAAATAATGAATCAGAACAAACACCAATCCACAAATTGCTAACAAAAGCATAGCAGACTGAAAATCTGCAACATAAGCCAGTAGCTTATTTCCCCCTAAGAAATAAGCAGTCAGAAAAACTATACCCAACAAATATGGCAACAAAATTAAGTACATAAAATCCCCCTTTTAAAAAATATTACAAAGAACATTTTGTTACATAGCCTTTATCTCTATGATTTCGTCAGCTATATCCTTAAATCCTTCATCATGAGTTATAATTATAGTTATACGATCATTCTTACTATCAAGAAGTATCTTTTTAAGCTTTGCGATACTAACTGTATCTAATGCCGAGGTTGGTTCATCTAGAATTAAAATCTTAGGTTTCTTTAGAAGAGCTCTAATAAGGGAAATCTTTAACTTTTCTCCCCCTGAAACATTCATCACAGTGTCTTCACAATCAAACAGATTTTTATTAACGTTTAACGCAGTTAATAGCACCCCTAATTCTTCTTTAAAATGTTCTTTACCTGTACCTGATGGCATATAAGTTAATTTAGGTTCTTGCTCACTAACTCCAATCAGCTCACTTCTGGTACTATATAGGTCAATCTTTTTTATGT comes from Alkalicella caledoniensis and encodes:
- a CDS encoding ABC transporter permease, whose translation is MYLILLPYLLGIVFLTAYFLGGNKLLAYVADFQSAMLLLAICGLVFVLIHYFVKEKINLFKTVRANIGVDRGTITRKSKLFIKKFFSYKAVWIAFIILFIFLSMAIKPGVFLKYEPFERIYRDYVVRSSDFDSTPSRTHPLGVSPAGQDILTNLAFLARSVIETPITAALYSIIIGIALGAMAGHFKGVIDRVLMIIVESILAFAPIMLFMLVLMVFPSKDIRIWMFAIYGGCTLAKIIRGEFFSLREREFVQQAKATGCSEFEIIFGHLLPNSLSSIILQTTNFLSQVIMYDAMLAFLGFGGSGWAQYLGNLFRSYQGYAFRRAPWAVLFSGGFLFALIISINIIGEALRGAMEVKENA
- a CDS encoding S41 family peptidase, whose product is MFANRKVKIVSIISVILLVGVVIAFIYSNSYKGGTEGTRPVFEETLSFDTIISSEQMKEDLAQLKKDMVDVHPKTINGLPNEVEKAFQQAEVLIEHPMTVGEFTIVVSEIIIKLEDGHTSVANVFQGDLKLPMEIAYVDNEFYVLDGKDVMAGDKLISLGGITMQEIYEVAKRRVPAENIYWINDRVKDFALWESTLTQLGATIDDVKNIEVELKRYGEVIKTSLNFNDTYTRPVDNQRFYPVRYVSRGYSYFLDAENDLCYFLLTRCVYDDQYIAFMETMFKDVKDNGINNIVIDIRGNPGGDSRVINEFIRYIDIDEYLSFGGKGRTSTASKEQRGTGSRNSKAEPNLVNNIRAEEELIFDGKIYALIDNGTFSSANWFAVIIKDNELGTIIGEPTGNAPNSYGDILRFQLTNSKIRYFISHTQWVRPKGKGLGADEDALYPHYPIKYTLEDYINNTDLAMKKAIEVIKAEDR
- a CDS encoding cytidylyltransferase domain-containing protein, giving the protein MSTVAYIQADMVMNPLLLKEINKKPIIEHTIERLLQITDINSIAMCLHKNSSNLALGYLQNKYPTLTLNFSKEQNAGKRMIEMFKSTRPSSIVRVTGDQIFLDIAETQSMIDDFKVNQCDISYHDLNDGLLPEILSYHGLEKCQIPIGKYHRFLKYINNNPHILSIKKREHGSQTPFFRFFIRNDREFHVASQILQYNLDYNRFNVYGELLFGDTGLYDDGWFETFESKQSTKTSGELVPWMTYPAIDFLTPRVKKEFSVFEYGCGAGTIWWSKRVGKVTACEHTSHWATHVRGVAPENVTIIHVDLSKGDNYARQVEISNENYHVIVIDSRDRINCAKSAVKSLTDDGIIIWDDSQRERDDEGKEFILSQGFRKLEFKGMGPIVKDKNETTIFYRDGNCLGI
- a CDS encoding Glu/Leu/Phe/Val family dehydrogenase — encoded protein: MENTNVLEAAQGQIQKACEKLELEAEYYERLKWPQRVIEVVIPVRMDSGEIRVFKGFRSQHLDTLGPAKGGVRFHPDVTLDEIKALSMWMSMKCSLVGLPFSGGKGGVICNPKELSKREIEQLSRGYIRAIAPVIGSKVDIPAPDVYTNPQVMAWMVDEYSKVSGYTDFGIVTGKPLILGGSKGRDKATAMGCFITVREALKKLKLNLQGSEVVIQGFGNAGYNLAVLLHDAGAKIIGVSDSKGGILNPNGIDPTVLESVKNEKGSVIHGEGKVISNEELLELECDVLVPAALENQIREDNAFNIKAKIVAEAANGPTTVIGNSILYERGVLVIPDILASAGGVTVSYFEWVQNLMNYYWSEDEVNRKLEEIMVHSFERVYNMHYEKEVDMSSAAFMVAIERIADGMRIRGF